ATTTCATTTGCAATCTGTCCAAGTCGCCCTTTCAACTGTGGGACTTTTTCTACAGACTCAAAAACATATTCTTCTGGATCCCATTCAATATTGTCACACAAGCGCAACAAATCCCCAAATACATTTATTTGGTCGATAAGTCTTTGCAGGTTTGCAGAGGTCAATTCCTTTTCCCTCTTCTTCATTTCCAACTGCATTTCAGCGACATTTTTGCCCAAACAAGGAACAACGTCATTGATTTTCATCATCGTAGCAGCATAGCTCTTGGTCAGCATGCCATCCTTCATTAAGCCTCCCTTCGGATGATCATGAAGTTCTTCGATGGTATCGCAAAGATGAATTCCATTCAGCAAATAATTGGCATACTTACGCGCAGCCTTGTTTTTGATTTCCAAAATTTCTGCGGCAGAATTCTTTTCAATATCGCTATCGGGAATTTTGTCAGACAAAACGATATTTGCGTTAGTGAGCTTTTTATCCTTCAAAATTCTTAAGGCGACATCACAATATTCGTCATCAACAATTAGGTAATAACGTTTACGACCAAGGAAAGTTTCTATAGCCCTACGCCAGCTTTCATCCTTGATTTCTTCCACCAATTCTGCAAAGAAGCGCACCTCAGACGTTATGGAACGACATTCAAATTCATTTTGAATTATTTGTTTAGCATTTTCGGCATCTCGCGGGAAAATGATTTTCTTAGACTGCAAATCTTTGATATCTTTTTCAATATCAGATAGGGCATTAATACATTCTTTCTTCTTGTCTTCTAAACGAACTTTATCAGCCGAATATTGATCACAAGCAGCTTTGATTTGATCCCCAAATTCAATAAAGCGAGTTTGTTTTTCAAATGGATCGATTCCTGGCTCTGCCAGATTCTTAAGAACTTCCTGAGATTCTCTAGAAACCTGAAAATCACTTTCAATCTGAGGAATCAATTGCGTTATCGCAATCTGAAGATTTTTTAAATCAGCGATAGCAGATTCGCATTTTTCAATTTCATCTTTACACTTCTTAAGTTCATTATTTTTATCATTTAGTAAATCACTAAGTGTTCTGTTTGAACTTTCAACTTTAGTAAGATTTTTACGAGCAAGCTCTAACTCTGAGTCAACAGAATTTTTTTGCTTTTCAAGCGTTCCCTTTTCAAGTTCTAACGTTTTAGAACGAATTTTACATTGTTTTAATTCCAGCTGATCTTTTTGAAGAAACTGATAACTATACATCATCTTACGAATCTTCATATATTTCAACTGTTTTTCGTAAGCAAATGTTGCTGTTTCAATTTTTTCTAAAAGTTCCTTACGCTTTTGGTTATTCTCCAACATTTGAACAGCTTCACTATAATGATTTTTCTGTTCTCTCAAAGATTGTAAAGAATTCACGTCATTCTGCACAAGTACAGAATCCTTCACAAACTTTTCAACATTTTTTTCTGGCTTAAAAGCCATCATCTTTAAAATTTTTTCAACATATTTTTTAAATTCGCCATCATTTACGCGAAGCCCCAAAGCTCTCGCAATCTGAGGTTTTGCTTTATCACGTCCCAACATTTCTGAAGCTTTTACAGGAACACCCTTTCTTGTGAGATTTCTTCCGCTGACAACACTTAACTTTCCACTTTCAATAGACCTAAAATTAAAATCCTCAATTTTTGCATTTTGGAAGATAAACCATTTAGACTCCGCAGAATCCTGCGCGGAACGAGATTCTATGTTCACGCCAACAACAAAATCGCCTTCTGTTGGGGAATTAAATTCCATTACAATATAACTGACTACGGCATCTTTTCGAAGGTATCTGTTGGAACCGTTTGTCTTGCGGTCACCATGAATGTAAGCATTTACCGTTCTTTCTTTATCGTCTGCAGCACGATTGAACTGCGTATTGGCAAACAGCAAATAAGACATTGCGTCGAGTATTGTGGTCTTTCCAGTGCCGTTAACACCAGTAAATAGGGTGGAACTACCCAATTCAATACAAACATTCTGGAAGCAAGACCAGTTTAACAACAGAAGTTTCTTTGCGGTTTTACGGAATTCCATTATTATTCCTCCTCTTCTTCTGCATCAAAGTTATCTTCGGCAACATCCTCGTTTTGAGGACCCGCATTCATCATTCTTTCTCGCACTCCAATAACAAATGTCGCGAATTCAGATTCATCTAAAGCAAATTGAATAGACGGATAAAGAACAATCACTCGTTCATTATCAGAGGCATTCCAATTTACAAAAATCAGATTGTATCTTGCAAATAGTTGAAGCGCGTTTTTCAAATTACTTTTAACGTCAAAAGCGCCCTTGAATTCAAACTTTTCCAATTCAGCATTCAATTCAGGGAAAGTCGTCGTGATTTGCTTGGATAAGGAGCCTGATTGAATTTTATCCATATACAAGGTCCACAAGCAACAAAGAATGATGCTTTGGAATTTATTAAACCTCTGCTTGGAAACAACAACATCGGCACTATTATTCTGAAGCATTACAACTCCATTGTCCCTCACAACAATATCAAAGCCAATCAAGTTCAAATAATCCGAAAAAAGCCCTTCGTTTGATTTAACAAAGAAGAACATCTTGCGATTATCATCGTCTATGTCTCGAACGATGAAGGTTTCTTTCAAAAGTCGGCGGCAGCACTTTTTAAACACCAACTGTTCAGAAGAAGTGAGATCGTCCCACATTTCATTAATTGTTGACATCTTTTTTTGCCCTCCAATGCCGAATCTTAAATTCGTCTGACTCAATAAAATCTTCATCAATTTCTATCAGGTATCCGTTTTCGCGAGCGTATGTTACTGCAGCCATAGACGCAAGAACATCTTTTTTTTCGTCCAGACTAAGATTTAAACTGTCTATCTTGCCATTAACGGATTGACTATCCAAGAATTTTTTCATCAGTTCTTTGGAATACGGATTATATGATTCATTCTGCAATTGGCGTTTTTGACGTTCTCGCTCTTCAACGCTCATCTCGATTACATCAGCCTCGATATTCGATTGAATACTTTGGTTTTTGTGAGGATATTGCAAAGATGTTCTATCTACAAATTCATAATCATGAATATGGAAAAGATTTTGGATTTCTTCGTCTATCTTATTCAACTTATCTTCATCAAAATTTTGGACTAGATATCGTATAGTTTCTTCTACATTTCCACGGTTATCCTTACCCTTATTTCGAAGAATACGTTCTCGTGCAACCGCAATTTTAATATACGCATTAATTTGATCCTTAATACGTTTCATAATCTTATTGTAATCGTCATGGATAAAGCGTCTGGTGCTATCCAGCATCCTTACAACTTTATCTTCTGCTGCGCTTCTGGAACAGCCTTCCTCATCCATAACGCTTTGCGTAAGGGATCCAAAATATCCGATTCCTTTGAATTCCTCTAATCGCCTAGATATCTTTTCACGATATAGATGGATATTTTGTTGCTGAACAAGGCGCGAATACTCTTTGATAAAGTCACCGTCACAATATTTGATGATATTCTCCGTCAAACTGACCAAGGAACCTTCTCGGAGCATGCCTTCAATGATTTTTTTGATAGAGGTGGCAAGTTTCTTCAGTGCCGAGGAAAGTTTGCGGGCTTCATCATACACTGGTGTTAGAATCAGTTTATAAGGATTCTGTTCCCCTTGCGCCCAATGTTCTAAGGTATTGAAAATGTTATAAATGGAAACAGAAAATTCTGAGCGAACAGGATTCTTTAGATTTTCAATAAACTGAGCCAAGGCAATCCCGTTATCAGGCATAACAATCATCTTTTCAAGTGTTGAATCGTCTGTTTCTTCTTCTAGCCAACCAACACTCACAAAACGTCTAATAATAAAATTCGCCTTAGCATTCCAGTCAGGTTCCAACCCCAATTCAGTCGCATCTTCGCCCTGTATTTCAATATGATTTTCCAACAAGTAAGCGGCTATCGTATCACGAACAATATCTCGAAGAATTCTATATGAAATTTCGTCATCAAAGAGCTTATAGATTTTCAACAACAATTCCGAATAAACAGCTTGATTACGGTTCCCACTACCGAGAATCGTAAAAAAATCGTTAGGAATTACATTAAAAACACTATGCATATTCATGAGGAAATATACGCAAAAATCTTGACACTTTAATGACAAAATCAACAATTTTTCATCATTCAGCCAGAACAAGAGCATTCATAGTACCTGCTCTGCCTAATCTTCCATATTATACTTCATCTATCCATCAACAATCAAGACATAACAGCTAAAAAAGACGAACCTACTTTTATCAAAAAACTCAATAAAACAGATGAAGAAAATCCACATCCATTACTTACCCTATTTCCAAAACATTTTTTCCTTATATCCGCAAGCAGGATAATTAGAACATCCAACAAAATTATATCCATTATAGGCTTTCCGTTTTACAAGGAAACCGCCACATTCAGGACATATTTTAGGACTTGACAAAATAGTCACGTCTCTTTGCGCATACCTACACCGAGGAAAATTAGAGCATCCCACAAAAGTTTTTCCATCATGTTCAACTTTTAGCAAGTCTCCAGTTTTGCAAAGAGGGCATTTCGTCTGTTTTTCGCTAATTTTTCTCCTTGTTGATTTAAAGAATACTGATGTAGATTCTGAGAATTCCTTGAAAAAAAGCGATGGATTCTTGTTGTCCACAAGGACATAGGTTCTATTTTTAGTTCGGGTAATAGCAACATAAAACAGGCGACGTTCTTCTGCAAATCTGTAATCTTCTGCATTTGTAAGAACAAAGTTCAAAACAGGATCATCAATTATCTGATTCGGGAACCCAAGTTTGTCATTTCTAAAATTCAGCAAAATAACATTATCCGCTTCCAACCCCTTTGATTTGTGAACGGAAAGGAATTGTATTTGCAACTTCGGATTCTGAACGTACTCTAGTGCATCTACACCATTTTTCCGAATCTTTCGGAACAAGCCTGTATCTTTTGCAATTTCTATATCGTAATTCGTTCGTCCCAAAAGTAAAATGGACGAATTCGCTCCATAATCCAAAGCAATTTTATTGATTATCGCTTGTAACGCATTTTTCGGATTGTCGTCGAACCCCCAAAAAACAAGGGGATAATCTAACTTTTTATCGGAGCGTAAACTTTTCTTGAGTTGGAGCGGATTTTGCAAAATAAAACGCGATGCTTCATCGATTAATTTTTGCGAATTACGATATGTTTTCTCAATTTTTAATATTTTCGTTTTTCCAAAATACTTTGCAATATCAGTGAATAATGAAATATCGCTACCGGCAAATCGATATATAGATTGCCAGTCATCCCCTACACAGAATAACTTTGCTTTTGTTTTATCAACAATTGCCTTCAACAAATTAAATCTTGCCTTTGAAATATCTTGATATTCATCTACAATCACATATTTATACAAAGGAATATCGCA
This genomic stretch from Fibrobacter sp. UWB2 harbors:
- a CDS encoding SbcC/MukB-like Walker B domain-containing protein, encoding MEFRKTAKKLLLLNWSCFQNVCIELGSSTLFTGVNGTGKTTILDAMSYLLFANTQFNRAADDKERTVNAYIHGDRKTNGSNRYLRKDAVVSYIVMEFNSPTEGDFVVGVNIESRSAQDSAESKWFIFQNAKIEDFNFRSIESGKLSVVSGRNLTRKGVPVKASEMLGRDKAKPQIARALGLRVNDGEFKKYVEKILKMMAFKPEKNVEKFVKDSVLVQNDVNSLQSLREQKNHYSEAVQMLENNQKRKELLEKIETATFAYEKQLKYMKIRKMMYSYQFLQKDQLELKQCKIRSKTLELEKGTLEKQKNSVDSELELARKNLTKVESSNRTLSDLLNDKNNELKKCKDEIEKCESAIADLKNLQIAITQLIPQIESDFQVSRESQEVLKNLAEPGIDPFEKQTRFIEFGDQIKAACDQYSADKVRLEDKKKECINALSDIEKDIKDLQSKKIIFPRDAENAKQIIQNEFECRSITSEVRFFAELVEEIKDESWRRAIETFLGRKRYYLIVDDEYCDVALRILKDKKLTNANIVLSDKIPDSDIEKNSAAEILEIKNKAARKYANYLLNGIHLCDTIEELHDHPKGGLMKDGMLTKSYAATMMKINDVVPCLGKNVAEMQLEMKKREKELTSANLQRLIDQINVFGDLLRLCDNIEWDPEEYVFESVEKVPQLKGRLGQIANEIEDLKKSSEMLRAIQEIEMAKEKVANLQQIFNSVNGELVKNDIFNKSNNQSIANLNQKIGERTDYYQGLVRENLDLEQEMLNLYNQMARQQNNVIVIAEKTLKNAESELKEKERSLENIQLEYNKLAGKDLNERGVAYIWFYREEYRDIANAKLDEAKNKLEVASTKLRNAFLHDFIAELKENIEKAKEEIDVINRELKKIPFGIDFYQFKMEERPDRKIFFDICSNLESYIKDPDFFNPQKVSQEKFNADVQRFLADILQQGSDEMEYSDYRNYFVYDMSIRRKTGEEMNLSQKQGSASGGEKQTPYFIILAASLMQFYPKDKNCARLAFIDEAFSALSKERIEQMVRFLEENHFQVFYAAPPEKIDSIGSHIDNTVALYSDGKYTIAEEGLRKAVV
- a CDS encoding DUF4194 domain-containing protein; its protein translation is MSTINEMWDDLTSSEQLVFKKCCRRLLKETFIVRDIDDDNRKMFFFVKSNEGLFSDYLNLIGFDIVVRDNGVVMLQNNSADVVVSKQRFNKFQSIILCCLWTLYMDKIQSGSLSKQITTTFPELNAELEKFEFKGAFDVKSNLKNALQLFARYNLIFVNWNASDNERVIVLYPSIQFALDESEFATFVIGVRERMMNAGPQNEDVAEDNFDAEEEEE
- a CDS encoding Wadjet anti-phage system protein JetA family protein, whose protein sequence is MNMHSVFNVIPNDFFTILGSGNRNQAVYSELLLKIYKLFDDEISYRILRDIVRDTIAAYLLENHIEIQGEDATELGLEPDWNAKANFIIRRFVSVGWLEEETDDSTLEKMIVMPDNGIALAQFIENLKNPVRSEFSVSIYNIFNTLEHWAQGEQNPYKLILTPVYDEARKLSSALKKLATSIKKIIEGMLREGSLVSLTENIIKYCDGDFIKEYSRLVQQQNIHLYREKISRRLEEFKGIGYFGSLTQSVMDEEGCSRSAAEDKVVRMLDSTRRFIHDDYNKIMKRIKDQINAYIKIAVARERILRNKGKDNRGNVEETIRYLVQNFDEDKLNKIDEEIQNLFHIHDYEFVDRTSLQYPHKNQSIQSNIEADVIEMSVEERERQKRQLQNESYNPYSKELMKKFLDSQSVNGKIDSLNLSLDEKKDVLASMAAVTYARENGYLIEIDEDFIESDEFKIRHWRAKKDVNN